In a single window of the bacterium genome:
- the hflX gene encoding GTPase HflX produces the protein MVAEISHEINKEIALLINRRGQIVNINVGDHNSVDIEKFKNTRESQARLCGLRCVHTHPGGIQFLSKADLTSLSLYRFDAVACIGVDSTGLYSKSRGDTVKFADSMQIAFLTSKQESWRVLESTTVRKACEENFIELLEEIEREFASNKDVIILDNKEKAILVSLQTDNFGENSAKESVSELEQLTDTAGAEVIGLLSQKRHSPDSSTYLGSGKAQDLALMVQVKGANIVIVDAELSARQQKNLEAVSGVKTIDRTELILDIFAQRAKTKEGKLQVELAQLKYLYPRLVGSGLSLSRQGGGGTGGGIATRGPGETKLEIDRRRIKDRINALESEVDEIKSHRAQQRKLRASNNIPVVAIVGYTNTGKSTLLNALSNSDVLAENKLFATLDPTTRKIKLPEMSDILLTDTVGFIQRLPTALVKAFRATLEEVTQADVILHVIDPIHPNCDEHIGTVYDILKQLDSDKKPIITVINKIDAVEDEYLLEKFMHELPNPVKISALQRKRFGDLLVKIEEVIKTREPVA, from the coding sequence TTGGTTGCAGAAATCAGCCATGAAATAAATAAAGAAATTGCGCTTTTAATCAACAGGCGCGGGCAAATTGTTAATATCAACGTTGGTGATCATAACAGCGTAGATATCGAAAAATTCAAAAACACAAGAGAAAGCCAGGCAAGGCTTTGCGGGTTAAGGTGCGTCCATACTCATCCGGGAGGGATTCAATTTCTAAGTAAGGCCGATTTAACTTCGCTTTCGTTATATAGATTTGATGCAGTTGCCTGTATAGGAGTAGATTCTACAGGATTATACAGCAAAAGCAGGGGTGATACGGTAAAATTTGCTGATTCAATGCAGATAGCTTTTCTTACCTCAAAGCAGGAATCGTGGCGGGTACTTGAATCAACCACCGTCAGAAAGGCTTGTGAAGAAAATTTTATAGAACTTCTGGAAGAAATCGAAAGAGAATTTGCATCGAATAAAGATGTAATAATTTTGGACAACAAAGAAAAAGCCATACTTGTCAGTTTGCAAACAGATAATTTTGGAGAAAATTCAGCGAAGGAATCAGTTTCAGAACTTGAACAGCTTACAGATACAGCAGGAGCGGAAGTTATAGGCTTATTATCTCAAAAAAGGCATTCTCCTGATTCTTCTACTTATTTAGGAAGCGGTAAAGCACAAGATCTGGCGCTTATGGTTCAAGTAAAAGGTGCAAATATTGTAATAGTGGATGCAGAACTTTCTGCCCGCCAGCAAAAAAATCTTGAGGCTGTTTCCGGGGTAAAAACAATAGACAGAACAGAATTAATTCTTGATATTTTTGCTCAGAGGGCAAAAACAAAGGAAGGAAAGCTTCAGGTTGAGCTTGCACAGCTTAAATATCTTTATCCGCGTCTTGTGGGATCAGGCTTGTCTCTTAGCCGTCAGGGCGGAGGAGGAACTGGCGGCGGAATAGCCACAAGAGGTCCCGGTGAAACAAAGCTTGAAATTGACAGGCGAAGAATCAAAGATAGAATTAACGCGCTGGAAAGCGAAGTTGACGAAATAAAAAGCCATAGGGCTCAACAGAGAAAACTTAGAGCATCAAACAACATCCCTGTTGTTGCAATTGTAGGATATACTAACACAGGAAAATCTACGCTCCTGAATGCACTGTCAAATTCTGATGTGCTTGCGGAAAACAAACTTTTTGCAACATTAGACCCTACAACAAGAAAAATAAAACTTCCTGAAATGTCTGATATTTTGTTGACAGACACAGTCGGATTTATTCAAAGGCTTCCTACTGCTCTGGTTAAAGCTTTTAGGGCAACTCTTGAAGAAGTTACTCAGGCTGATGTTATTTTGCATGTAATTGACCCGATACATCCTAATTGTGATGAGCATATTGGTACTGTTTATGATATTTTGAAGCAGCTTGATTCTGATAAAAAGCCTATCATTACTGTTATAAACAAGATTGATGCTGTTGAAGATGAATATTTGCTTGAAAAATTTATGCATGAACTTCCAAATCCGGTTAAAATTTCTGCTCTTCAAAGGAAAAGATTTGGGGATTTGCTGGTTAAAATTGAAGAAGTCATAAAAACCAGAGAACCAGTAGCTTAA
- a CDS encoding metallophosphoesterase translates to MRIIFTRFLILMCFLLSFSASVFAEQLKFVQVTDVHLSLNGSNYQGRDLEHSLKILQTAIESINKLQDINFVVFSGDNIDISNEDDLVKFLETVKTLNKPYYISVGDHDIFKSGGLTKSGYIETVKKYNKNQKSNDTYYYFSPNKDFVVIVMDGVLSGTITSSHGGYSEEAMAWLDEVLTKNNNKKAIIVQHFPLIEPYESKTHRVRNPEEYFNLLSNHKNVIALISGHYHGGDKVTLQDEIYHISSPALVNSPDNKYRIIEINYDHDSLFQETPKFDLKTDIILLKP, encoded by the coding sequence ATGCGTATAATTTTTACAAGATTTTTAATTTTAATGTGTTTTTTATTATCTTTTTCCGCATCGGTTTTTGCAGAGCAGTTAAAGTTTGTGCAGGTAACGGATGTCCATTTGTCTTTAAACGGTTCGAATTATCAAGGCAGAGACCTTGAACATTCATTAAAAATTTTGCAAACCGCCATTGAGTCTATAAATAAACTTCAGGATATTAATTTCGTTGTATTTTCCGGGGACAATATAGATATTTCAAATGAAGATGATTTAGTAAAGTTTTTAGAAACGGTAAAAACCTTGAATAAACCTTACTATATTAGTGTTGGTGATCATGACATATTCAAATCAGGCGGTTTAACAAAAAGTGGATATATTGAAACAGTAAAAAAATATAATAAAAACCAGAAAAGTAATGATACCTACTATTATTTTTCCCCGAATAAAGACTTTGTAGTTATAGTTATGGATGGAGTTTTAAGCGGAACGATCACAAGTTCTCATGGCGGCTATTCGGAAGAAGCTATGGCATGGCTGGATGAAGTACTGACAAAAAATAACAACAAAAAGGCCATAATTGTACAGCACTTTCCTTTAATCGAGCCTTATGAAAGCAAAACCCACAGAGTCAGAAATCCTGAAGAATATTTTAATTTGTTATCTAATCATAAAAACGTAATTGCGTTAATTTCCGGTCATTATCATGGTGGCGATAAAGTTACTTTACAGGATGAAATTTATCATATAAGTTCGCCTGCACTGGTAAATTCTCCGGATAACAAATACAGAATTATTGAAATAAATTATGATCATGATTCTTTATTTCAGGAAACCCCTAAATTCGACTTGAAAACCGATATCATTCTTCTCAAGCCATAA
- a CDS encoding nucleoside deaminase yields MNDYDIKFMKTALREAKNSDKDVPVGAVLVFNDEIIAKAHNCKEFQNDATLHAEIIVIKEASKKIKNWRLNNTILYVTLEPCPMCAAAILYSRIPKIVFGAYDSLYGAFGSTINMCDLIKFNPEISGGILEEDCSNLLKDFFKNQRNSKG; encoded by the coding sequence ATGAATGATTATGATATAAAATTTATGAAAACTGCGCTGCGAGAAGCCAAGAACTCTGACAAAGATGTTCCTGTCGGGGCTGTACTTGTTTTTAATGATGAAATTATTGCAAAAGCACATAACTGTAAGGAATTTCAAAACGATGCCACTTTGCATGCAGAAATTATTGTCATAAAAGAAGCCTCTAAAAAAATCAAAAACTGGAGGCTGAATAATACTATTCTTTATGTTACTCTTGAACCATGCCCGATGTGTGCGGCTGCAATTTTATACAGCAGGATTCCAAAAATTGTTTTTGGTGCGTACGATTCATTATATGGTGCTTTCGGGTCTACTATAAATATGTGCGATTTGATTAAATTTAATCCCGAGATAAGCGGTGGAATTCTTGAGGAAGATTGTTCAAATCTTCTTAAGGATTTTTTCAAGAATCAGAGAAACTCAAAAGGCTAA
- a CDS encoding potassium channel protein codes for MFPSYIILRLLIILSSLMIFGTVGFMLIEKWSFLDSLFMSVETLATVGYGIVKPLSETGKIFTIIYILFGVILFLYIAAEFANTVVNVNFQKILGRKKMESKLKNLKNHLILCGYGRTGLEIASQLKNNKLPYVVIDKDHSIEEIALEEDFLFIAGDSTDDHILQRAGIERANGVFCALSDDVDNLYLTLSAKNLNPDLKIVARCIKAANEKKFKKAGATTIILPYEISGRRMVSSIIKPDVVDFLDVVMHSQGIDLELKMEQFSVPENCCLENKTIYSSEIRQKSGVIIVAIKRNGKFITNPESDTILKAHDYLITLGTTQQLQSFEKFVK; via the coding sequence ATGTTTCCATCTTATATAATTTTAAGACTCCTGATTATTCTATCTTCACTTATGATCTTTGGCACAGTGGGGTTTATGCTTATAGAAAAATGGAGTTTTCTTGATTCATTGTTTATGAGCGTGGAAACTCTTGCTACCGTGGGTTATGGTATCGTAAAACCGCTTTCCGAAACAGGAAAAATCTTCACTATTATCTACATATTATTTGGAGTAATATTGTTTTTGTATATTGCTGCTGAATTTGCAAACACCGTCGTTAATGTTAATTTTCAAAAAATACTTGGCAGGAAAAAAATGGAAAGCAAACTTAAAAATCTTAAAAATCATTTAATTCTTTGCGGTTATGGAAGAACCGGATTAGAAATAGCCAGCCAGCTCAAAAATAATAAACTTCCTTATGTCGTAATTGATAAAGATCACTCCATAGAAGAAATTGCGCTTGAGGAAGATTTTTTGTTCATTGCGGGAGATTCTACGGATGATCATATTTTGCAAAGAGCAGGTATCGAGAGGGCAAATGGTGTATTTTGTGCCTTAAGCGATGATGTGGACAATCTTTATCTTACATTGTCAGCAAAAAACCTTAATCCTGATTTGAAAATAGTTGCCAGATGCATTAAAGCCGCAAACGAAAAAAAATTCAAAAAAGCGGGCGCTACAACGATAATACTTCCTTATGAAATTAGCGGAAGAAGGATGGTTTCTTCAATTATAAAACCTGATGTGGTTGATTTTCTTGATGTTGTAATGCATAGTCAGGGCATAGACCTTGAGCTTAAGATGGAACAGTTTTCTGTGCCGGAAAATTGCTGTTTGGAAAACAAAACTATCTATTCATCAGAAATAAGACAAAAAAGCGGCGTTATCATTGTTGCAATAAAAAGAAACGGTAAATTCATTACAAATCCTGAATCGGATACTATCCTAAAAGCTCACGATTATTTAATAACTCTTGGAACAACTCAGCAATTGCAAAGTTTTGAAAAGTTTGTAAAATAA